In the Pseudonocardia cypriaca genome, one interval contains:
- a CDS encoding zinc-binding dehydrogenase, which translates to MRAIVHDPAADLRMADVPDPEPAPHEVLLEVRAASVNFLDVVYREHYLAPGEVPGVDAAGIVLAPAADGTGPPAGTRVVTFAMGGAWAQRRAAPVADTAVVPDGVDLAAAAALPGAGVTALQALRRLGPLLGRRVLVTGASGGVGRFAVQLAALAGAHVVAGVGGAGRGAGLTEIGAREVVTDLAEVGEPVAGVIENVGGPLLGQAFGLLGEDGLVLTVGQASGRPTTVDFEAERRRGPRGRRIEAFVVELGMGPDLAVLLDLVARGSLDPQVSRRESWTGFADVARDLRDRRTVGKAVLEIGA; encoded by the coding sequence GTGCGCGCGATCGTCCACGACCCGGCGGCAGACCTGCGGATGGCCGACGTCCCCGACCCCGAACCAGCACCTCACGAGGTGCTGCTGGAGGTGCGGGCGGCGTCGGTGAACTTCCTCGACGTCGTCTACCGGGAGCACTACCTCGCCCCAGGTGAGGTGCCCGGTGTCGACGCGGCCGGGATCGTGCTCGCCCCCGCCGCGGACGGTACGGGGCCACCGGCCGGCACCAGGGTCGTCACGTTCGCGATGGGCGGGGCGTGGGCGCAGCGCCGGGCGGCGCCCGTCGCCGACACGGCCGTCGTGCCCGACGGCGTCGACCTCGCCGCCGCCGCTGCGCTGCCCGGGGCCGGCGTCACCGCGCTGCAGGCACTGCGCAGGCTCGGCCCGCTGCTCGGCAGGCGGGTGCTGGTCACGGGCGCCTCCGGCGGCGTGGGCCGGTTCGCCGTGCAGCTGGCCGCGCTGGCCGGGGCCCACGTCGTCGCGGGGGTCGGCGGCGCGGGCCGCGGTGCCGGCCTGACGGAGATCGGTGCCCGGGAGGTGGTGACCGACCTGGCCGAGGTCGGCGAGCCGGTCGCGGGCGTGATCGAGAACGTCGGCGGGCCGCTGCTCGGGCAGGCGTTCGGGTTGCTGGGCGAGGACGGGCTCGTGCTCACCGTGGGTCAGGCGTCCGGTCGGCCGACCACGGTCGACTTCGAGGCGGAGCGCAGGCGCGGACCCCGTGGCCGGCGGATCGAGGCGTTCGTCGTCGAGCTGGGCATGGGGCCCGACCTCGCCGTGCTGCTCGACCTGGTCGCGCGCGGCTCGCTCGACCCCCAGGTGAGCAGGCGCGAGTCGTGGACGGGGTTCGCCGACGTGGCGCGGGACCTGCGGGACCGCCGAACGGTCGGCAAGGCGGTTCTGGAGATCGGAGCATGA
- a CDS encoding TIGR03619 family F420-dependent LLM class oxidoreductase — protein sequence MTMQLGVNGLNAKAALRPAVTARLAGVAEDLGYTSWWAGDHVVLPSPRTPDTPMDPLDPILDPLVHLTYVAALTHRIELGTGIVILPQRNPLVLAKQAASLDVLSGGRLLLGVGAGYLEPEMTAVGVPFAERGRRTDEYIDAMVQLWTAERPRMDGRYVRFADVDAHPRPVSGGGPRIVVGGHSDAAFRRALTRAHGWFGVGTPDELAANLARMKRVADGVERPARLGRLEITAMQLQTVDQGTADRFADLGVDRLLVYPLPLEEPDDIARFLERHAALAR from the coding sequence ATGACGATGCAGCTGGGTGTGAACGGGCTGAACGCGAAGGCGGCGCTGCGGCCTGCCGTGACCGCGCGGCTGGCCGGAGTCGCGGAGGACCTCGGCTACACGTCCTGGTGGGCCGGCGACCACGTGGTGCTGCCGAGCCCGCGCACGCCGGACACCCCGATGGACCCGCTGGACCCGATCCTCGACCCGCTCGTGCACCTGACCTACGTCGCCGCGCTGACCCACCGCATCGAGCTGGGCACCGGGATCGTGATCCTCCCGCAGCGCAACCCGCTCGTCCTCGCCAAGCAGGCCGCGAGCCTGGACGTGCTGAGCGGCGGACGGCTGCTCCTCGGCGTCGGTGCCGGCTACCTGGAGCCGGAGATGACGGCGGTCGGCGTGCCGTTCGCCGAACGGGGCAGGCGCACCGACGAGTACATCGACGCGATGGTCCAGCTCTGGACCGCCGAGCGGCCCCGCATGGACGGCCGGTACGTGCGGTTCGCCGACGTGGACGCCCACCCCCGGCCGGTGAGCGGAGGCGGCCCGCGGATCGTCGTGGGCGGGCACAGCGACGCCGCGTTCCGCCGCGCGCTCACCCGTGCGCACGGCTGGTTCGGCGTCGGCACCCCGGACGAGCTGGCCGCGAACCTCGCCCGCATGAAGCGCGTGGCCGACGGCGTCGAGCGGCCGGCCCGGCTCGGCCGCCTGGAGATCACGGCGATGCAGCTGCAGACCGTCGACCAGGGGACCGCCGACCGGTTCGCCGACCTCGGCGTGGACCGGCTGCTGGTCTACCCGCTCCCGCTGGAGGAGCCCGACGACATCGCCCGGTTCCTGGAGCGGCACGCCGCGCTGGCTCGCTGA
- a CDS encoding SOS response-associated peptidase produces MCGRYASIKAPADLADEFRAVDATDGAAQTDYNVAPTKQIITVVERHPRDEEGTPDPDRTERTLRMVRWGLVPSWAKDPKGGARMINARSESVATKPAFRRAFNSRRCLIPADGWFEWQRGPEHKQPYYTHYSDGSSLAMAGLWEYWKPKDDPDNEYPDGLVTATVLTTEAVGPLAQIHDRMPLVLPRDAWDAWLDPDRPAADDAVASLVTPPSLDLIAQLELRPVAPLVNSVRNNGPQLLEPLPAEEVREPIQLDLLAGPNPK; encoded by the coding sequence ATGTGCGGCCGATACGCCTCCATCAAGGCCCCCGCGGACCTCGCCGACGAGTTCCGCGCCGTCGACGCCACCGACGGCGCGGCGCAGACCGACTACAACGTCGCGCCGACCAAGCAGATCATCACGGTCGTCGAGCGGCATCCGCGCGACGAAGAGGGCACCCCCGACCCGGACCGCACCGAGCGCACGCTGCGGATGGTTCGGTGGGGCCTGGTGCCGTCCTGGGCGAAGGACCCGAAGGGCGGGGCCCGGATGATCAACGCGCGTTCCGAGTCGGTCGCCACGAAGCCGGCCTTCCGGCGCGCGTTCAACTCCCGCCGCTGCCTGATCCCGGCCGACGGGTGGTTCGAGTGGCAGCGGGGTCCCGAGCACAAGCAGCCCTACTACACCCACTACTCCGACGGCAGCTCGCTCGCGATGGCCGGGCTGTGGGAGTACTGGAAGCCCAAGGACGACCCGGACAACGAGTACCCGGACGGGCTCGTCACCGCCACCGTGCTCACCACCGAGGCCGTCGGCCCGCTCGCCCAGATCCACGACCGGATGCCGCTGGTGCTGCCGCGCGACGCATGGGACGCCTGGCTCGACCCGGACCGTCCCGCCGCCGACGACGCCGTCGCGTCGCTGGTCACGCCGCCGTCGCTCGACCTGATCGCGCAGCTCGAGCTGCGCCCGGTCGCCCCGCTGGTCAACAGCGTGCGCAACAACGGCCCCCAGCTGCTGGAACCGCTCCCGGCGG